A single Clavibacter nebraskensis NCPPB 2581 DNA region contains:
- a CDS encoding glycoside hydrolase family 35 protein, which yields MPGLPATSTRFRIGADDFELDGQPHRVIAGALHYFRVHPDQWADRIRKARLMGLDTIETYVAWNAHSPERGAFDTSAGLDLGRFLDLVHAEGMHAIVRPGPYICAEWDGGGLPGWLFEDPAVGVRRSEPLYLAAVDEFLRRVYEIVAPRQIDHGGPVILVQIENEYGAYGDDADYLRHLVDLTRESGIIVPLTTVDQPTDEMLSRGSLDELHRTGSFGSRATERLATLRRHQPTGPLMCSEFWDGWFDHWGEHHHTTSAADAAAELDALLAAGASVNIYMFHGGTNFGFTNGANHKGTYQSHVTSYDYDAPLDETGSPTPKFFAFRDVIARYRSVPDEMPAGRGDAPAFEVAFDAVAPLADLVTDPAGWRATSAVPSMDALGVFRGFALHRVQLPASDQTRVLAFGEVRDRAVVSVDGVRIGVIQRDQHETAIAVPPGRTLEVLVEDQGRVNYGVRIGEAKGLIGPATLDGAELAGWESLPLDLGAMAASVASAAAFAAETSPVAFLDGPVLAHASFEMDAPADLFLDTRSWGKGVAFVNGFALGRYWTRGPQHTLYVPGAQLRAGRNDLVVFETGAAADPVVAFLAQPELGHLES from the coding sequence ATGCCCGGCCTTCCCGCCACCAGCACCCGCTTCCGCATCGGCGCCGACGACTTCGAGCTCGACGGCCAGCCGCACCGCGTCATCGCGGGAGCCCTCCACTACTTCCGCGTGCACCCCGACCAGTGGGCCGACCGGATCCGCAAGGCCCGCCTCATGGGGCTCGACACCATCGAGACGTACGTCGCCTGGAACGCCCACTCGCCCGAGCGCGGCGCCTTCGACACGAGCGCCGGCCTCGACCTCGGCCGCTTCCTCGACCTGGTTCACGCGGAGGGCATGCACGCGATCGTGCGCCCGGGCCCCTACATCTGCGCGGAGTGGGACGGCGGGGGGCTGCCGGGCTGGCTGTTCGAGGATCCCGCCGTGGGCGTGCGCCGCAGCGAGCCGCTGTACCTCGCCGCGGTCGACGAGTTCCTCCGCCGCGTGTACGAGATCGTCGCGCCGCGGCAGATCGACCACGGCGGGCCCGTGATCCTCGTGCAGATCGAGAACGAGTACGGCGCGTACGGCGACGACGCCGACTACCTCCGTCACCTCGTCGACCTCACGCGCGAGAGCGGCATCATCGTGCCGCTGACGACCGTCGACCAGCCCACCGACGAGATGCTCTCGCGCGGCAGCCTCGACGAGCTGCACCGCACGGGATCCTTCGGCTCGCGCGCCACCGAGCGCCTCGCCACCCTGCGCCGCCACCAGCCCACCGGCCCGCTCATGTGCAGCGAGTTCTGGGACGGCTGGTTCGACCACTGGGGCGAGCACCACCACACGACCTCGGCCGCCGACGCCGCCGCAGAGCTCGACGCGCTGCTCGCCGCGGGGGCATCCGTGAACATCTACATGTTCCACGGCGGCACGAACTTCGGCTTCACGAACGGCGCCAACCACAAGGGCACGTACCAGTCGCATGTCACCTCGTACGACTACGACGCCCCGCTGGACGAGACCGGATCCCCCACGCCTAAGTTCTTCGCCTTCCGCGACGTGATCGCCCGCTACCGGTCGGTGCCCGACGAGATGCCCGCCGGCCGCGGGGACGCGCCCGCGTTCGAGGTCGCCTTCGACGCGGTCGCACCGCTCGCGGACCTCGTGACGGACCCCGCCGGGTGGCGCGCGACCTCGGCCGTGCCGTCGATGGACGCGCTCGGCGTCTTCCGCGGGTTCGCGCTGCACCGCGTGCAGCTGCCCGCGTCCGACCAGACGCGCGTGCTCGCGTTCGGCGAGGTGCGCGACCGGGCCGTCGTGTCGGTCGACGGCGTGCGGATCGGCGTGATCCAGCGCGACCAGCACGAGACCGCGATCGCCGTGCCGCCCGGCCGGACCCTCGAGGTGCTCGTGGAGGACCAGGGGCGCGTCAACTACGGCGTGCGGATCGGCGAGGCGAAGGGGCTCATCGGGCCGGCGACGCTCGACGGCGCCGAGCTCGCCGGCTGGGAGAGCCTGCCGCTCGACCTCGGCGCGATGGCGGCGTCGGTCGCCTCGGCGGCCGCGTTCGCCGCAGAGACCTCGCCGGTCGCGTTCCTCGACGGGCCGGTGCTCGCGCACGCGTCCTTCGAGATGGACGCGCCCGCCGACCTCTTCCTCGACACGCGCTCGTGGGGCAAGGGCGTCGCCTTCGTCAACGGCTTCGCGCTCGGCCGCTACTGGACCCGCGGGCCGCAGCACACGCTCTACGTGCCGGGCGCGCAGCTCCGCGCGGGCCGGAACGACCTCGTCGTGTTCGAGACCGGCGCGGCGGCGGATCCGGTCGTGGCGTTCCTGGCGCAGCCGGAGCTGGGGCACCTGGAGTCGTGA
- a CDS encoding aldehyde dehydrogenase family protein, which translates to MTTDTALDIDGLIDPDGTEAGPGTLRITDPRNGSLVGDIDASTPDEVDAAVRRSVEASAAWAAMPPAQRGQAVRRAAHALAERAEELAELNERETGKPRGDALGGVGAGVDTLLQYSELGPVHRGTSLLGTLPNVDFSVPRPRGVTVALTPWNDPVAVAAGIIGAALVMGNTVIHKPSERCPHTGELLGRILAEALPDFVLVSVVGGGDVGDQLVAHEETRVVAHVGSTAAGEAIARRAAGTPTHVIRENGGNDPLLVDAGVDPAWAAAQAALGSFANAGQICTSVERIYVHRDIADRFTAALVAEAERWNSSGDLGPLVDERMRDAVHEQVSEALTEGARALVGGHVPDGPGSRYPATVLVDCTGDMTVMTAETFGPVAAVQVVADFDEALARAADDRYGLAASVLTASMQHAQRAAAELPVGTIKVNGVFGGAPGGAAQPRGRSGSGFGYGPELLDEMSTTTVVHLGLPVLDAGDAR; encoded by the coding sequence GTGACCACCGACACCGCACTCGACATCGACGGCCTGATCGACCCCGATGGCACCGAGGCAGGACCCGGGACGCTGCGGATCACGGATCCGCGCAACGGCTCGCTCGTGGGCGACATCGACGCGTCGACGCCCGACGAGGTCGACGCCGCCGTGCGCCGGTCGGTCGAGGCGTCCGCCGCGTGGGCCGCGATGCCGCCCGCCCAGCGCGGCCAGGCCGTGCGCCGCGCCGCCCACGCCCTCGCCGAGCGCGCGGAGGAGCTCGCCGAGCTCAACGAGCGCGAGACCGGCAAGCCGCGCGGCGACGCGCTCGGCGGCGTCGGCGCGGGCGTCGACACGCTGCTGCAGTACTCCGAGCTCGGGCCGGTCCACCGCGGCACGTCGCTGCTCGGCACGCTCCCCAACGTCGACTTCTCGGTGCCCCGGCCCCGCGGTGTCACGGTCGCGCTCACGCCGTGGAACGACCCGGTGGCCGTCGCCGCGGGGATCATCGGCGCGGCGCTCGTGATGGGCAACACCGTGATCCACAAGCCGAGCGAGCGCTGCCCGCACACCGGCGAGCTGCTCGGCCGGATCCTCGCCGAGGCCCTCCCCGACTTCGTGCTCGTCTCCGTGGTCGGCGGCGGCGACGTCGGCGACCAGCTCGTCGCGCACGAGGAGACGCGCGTGGTCGCGCACGTCGGATCCACCGCCGCCGGCGAGGCCATCGCCCGCCGCGCCGCCGGCACGCCCACCCACGTGATCCGCGAGAACGGCGGCAACGACCCGCTCCTCGTCGACGCCGGCGTCGATCCCGCGTGGGCCGCCGCGCAGGCCGCCCTCGGGTCCTTCGCCAACGCCGGCCAGATCTGCACCTCGGTCGAGCGGATCTACGTGCACCGCGACATCGCCGACCGGTTCACCGCCGCCCTCGTCGCGGAGGCCGAGCGCTGGAACTCCTCCGGCGACCTCGGCCCGCTGGTCGACGAGCGCATGCGCGACGCCGTGCACGAGCAGGTGTCCGAGGCGCTCACCGAGGGCGCCCGCGCGCTCGTCGGCGGCCACGTGCCCGACGGACCCGGATCCCGCTACCCCGCCACGGTGCTCGTCGACTGCACCGGCGACATGACCGTGATGACCGCCGAGACCTTCGGGCCGGTCGCGGCCGTGCAGGTCGTCGCGGACTTCGACGAGGCGCTCGCCCGCGCCGCCGACGACCGCTACGGGCTCGCCGCGAGCGTGCTCACGGCGTCGATGCAGCACGCGCAGCGCGCGGCCGCCGAGCTGCCCGTCGGCACGATCAAGGTCAACGGCGTCTTCGGCGGCGCGCCCGGCGGCGCCGCGCAGCCCCGCGGCCGCAGCGGATCCGGCTTCGGCTACGGCCCCGAGCTCCTCGACGAGATGAGCACGACGACGGTCGTGCACCTCGGGCTGCCGGTGCTCGATGCGGGCGACGCGCGATGA